From Persicobacter psychrovividus, one genomic window encodes:
- a CDS encoding helix-turn-helix transcriptional regulator, translating into MMAEGEIQVFLGSNLKFLRLRKSWTQEMLSRFLGIKRSSYKDYELNSVKPSLGCLIKISEIFSVSIDDLIRVDLRLIFDQREAEQHKGSIIETQARTLVVSVDTDGEQNVDWLTPEVYDRYLQEFNRPAFIQELPKIQLPMLEEGTFRAFTLLDHEMSPDLPKGAIFLGKYVKKISDIENFQPYLILHQTYGLICRNILMIPETESMMLFSNFRPSSFNTVPYHEVKEIWAYQAVLRFDASRKAAQFGELLQLILQAKQDFPSL; encoded by the coding sequence ATGATGGCTGAAGGTGAAATTCAGGTATTTTTAGGCTCCAACCTTAAGTTTCTTAGACTTAGAAAGTCATGGACACAGGAAATGTTGTCCCGTTTTCTGGGAATTAAGCGATCGAGCTATAAAGATTACGAATTAAATAGTGTGAAGCCAAGCTTGGGGTGCCTGATTAAAATCTCAGAAATTTTTTCGGTCTCTATTGATGATTTGATTCGGGTGGATCTAAGGTTGATTTTCGATCAGCGGGAAGCAGAACAGCATAAAGGAAGTATTATTGAAACGCAGGCCCGAACCTTGGTGGTTTCTGTAGATACCGATGGTGAGCAAAATGTTGATTGGCTGACGCCTGAGGTGTACGATCGGTATTTGCAGGAATTTAATCGGCCAGCATTTATTCAGGAGTTGCCGAAAATTCAGTTGCCGATGCTGGAGGAGGGAACCTTCAGGGCTTTTACCCTTTTAGATCATGAAATGTCGCCAGACTTACCAAAAGGGGCGATTTTTTTGGGTAAATATGTCAAGAAAATAAGTGATATCGAGAATTTTCAGCCTTACCTGATCCTGCATCAAACTTATGGCCTGATTTGCAGAAATATCCTGATGATTCCTGAAACAGAAAGCATGATGTTATTTTCGAATTTCAGGCCGTCTTCATTCAATACCGTACCTTATCACGAAGTGAAAGAAATATGGGCTTATCAGGCGGTTTTACGTTTTGATGCCAGTCGGAAGGCTGCTCAGTTTGGGGAATTGCTTCAGCTGATTTTACAGGCAAAGCAAGATTTTCCTTCTTTATAG
- a CDS encoding glyoxalase/bleomycin resistance/extradiol dioxygenase family protein, with the protein MKSIGVYLTFEGQCSAAIDFYQQVFKAELISKKTFEESPMEAPEHLKDQIMHAEIKAGDFCLMASDNLMGMPTDGPGKVTLNIDLEDQQEQDRIFAALSENGSVTMELQETFWGARFGSLVDQFGIKWMLHMTLPNS; encoded by the coding sequence ATGAAATCCATCGGAGTATATTTAACCTTTGAAGGGCAGTGCAGTGCAGCCATCGATTTTTATCAGCAGGTTTTTAAGGCTGAACTGATCAGCAAAAAAACCTTTGAGGAAAGCCCTATGGAGGCCCCTGAACATTTGAAGGATCAAATCATGCATGCTGAGATTAAAGCGGGGGATTTCTGCCTGATGGCCAGCGATAACCTGATGGGCATGCCCACCGATGGGCCAGGAAAGGTAACGCTTAATATTGACCTGGAAGATCAGCAGGAGCAAGACCGTATTTTTGCAGCACTGAGCGAAAATGGCTCCGTAACCATGGAACTTCAGGAGACTTTCTGGGGGGCACGGTTCGGAAGTCTGGTGGATCAGTTTGGCATTAAATGGATGCTACACATGACACTGCCCAACAGCTAA
- a CDS encoding enhanced serine sensitivity protein SseB C-terminal domain-containing protein — protein sequence MNKENTPFADQSFPTDDSLLLAAKDQSYINQFYTDLLANELFVITGVNKAKQTDPKDIQEGEQVSLLTFNDGRIPVFTAPSRIFDGNHFQERVNFLPMNIQDIHEMLPDKTLILNPFSEIGKEMLPVELQDLFDGKIFGEHQAIDVDEQNDGQMRIGIPEEIPSAMKLELIDLLGKHAVELAYFAIYYTSEEESLPHWLLALQHQGNLEEIANLAGPIMQRHLPEGSGIEFLELNEENQHMAQFFQEKATPFFNK from the coding sequence ATGAATAAAGAAAATACCCCCTTTGCTGACCAAAGCTTCCCAACGGACGACAGCTTACTTTTAGCGGCAAAAGACCAATCATATATAAATCAATTTTATACCGATCTGCTGGCCAATGAACTGTTTGTCATCACTGGTGTCAATAAAGCCAAGCAAACTGACCCCAAAGATATTCAAGAAGGCGAACAGGTGAGTTTACTGACTTTTAATGATGGCAGGATTCCAGTATTTACCGCTCCCAGCAGAATTTTCGATGGAAATCATTTTCAGGAGCGAGTGAATTTTTTGCCGATGAACATTCAGGATATTCATGAAATGTTGCCAGATAAAACACTTATCCTCAATCCATTTTCAGAGATTGGCAAAGAAATGCTCCCAGTAGAATTACAGGATTTATTCGATGGGAAGATTTTTGGAGAACATCAGGCTATCGATGTGGATGAGCAGAATGATGGACAAATGCGCATTGGTATTCCCGAAGAAATTCCTTCAGCCATGAAGCTGGAGCTGATCGACCTTTTGGGGAAACATGCAGTGGAGCTGGCTTATTTTGCCATCTACTATACCAGCGAAGAGGAAAGTCTGCCACATTGGTTGTTGGCCTTACAGCATCAGGGAAATTTGGAAGAAATAGCCAACCTCGCAGGGCCGATTATGCAACGGCACCTTCCGGAAGGTTCAGGAATTGAATTTTTGGAACTGAATGAAGAAAACCAACATATGGCTCAGTTCTTTCAGGAGAAGGCGACACCATTTTTCAATAAATAA
- a CDS encoding thiamine-binding protein, giving the protein MAAVLNFAIFPMDKGAHISEYVSKVIEHIKNSGFEYQLTPMGTILEAPTVKEALQVVEQSYEILEPVADRVYCVMNMDVKKNKGAGMMKAKIESIESKIGNVNK; this is encoded by the coding sequence ATGGCAGCAGTATTAAATTTTGCGATTTTCCCCATGGACAAAGGGGCGCATATCAGCGAGTATGTCAGTAAAGTAATTGAGCATATCAAGAACAGTGGCTTTGAATATCAACTCACTCCAATGGGTACTATTCTGGAAGCACCAACGGTAAAGGAAGCCCTGCAGGTGGTAGAACAAAGCTATGAGATTTTGGAGCCTGTGGCTGATCGTGTGTATTGTGTGATGAATATGGACGTGAAGAAAAACAAAGGGGCAGGGATGATGAAAGCCAAGATTGAATCGATTGAATCGAAGATCGGAAACGTTAACAAATAA
- a CDS encoding NAD(P)-dependent oxidoreductase, producing the protein MTSIKIGIIREGKTPPDRRSPFSPQQCAQLQRQYPGLKFIVQPSEIRCYKNNEFESEGILIQEDLSAAEIIFGVKEVPIEKLLYNKHFFFFSHTHKFQEYNRPLLQAAVKKQIQLTDYECLTFEDGRRILGFGRFAGLIGAYLAMKAWGAKHQTFQLPLPQECSGLENMFHQLKDNVNFGQPIKIYITGRGRVAKGIREILSLLNIAEVDAKSFAEKTFEETVFTNLDTNAYYQHQEAQPFTTSALTKNPEQFRSTFTEVAQHADIIITGHFYDSKWPKLIEQAQRTAYQRLKVLADISCDIADPIPFTLRPSTLADPFYDVDPESLEEKPAFSAGSLTVMAVDNLPGALPKDASEDFGKSIATDIIPLLLKSDEARLIDKASICKDGKLNAPFQYLQGWLNK; encoded by the coding sequence ATGACATCTATCAAAATAGGAATAATCCGTGAAGGTAAAACGCCACCAGATCGTCGAAGCCCCTTTAGTCCGCAACAATGTGCACAACTCCAGCGACAGTACCCAGGCTTAAAATTCATTGTACAACCCTCAGAAATAAGATGTTATAAAAATAATGAATTTGAATCAGAAGGAATTCTGATCCAGGAAGATTTATCAGCGGCTGAAATTATTTTTGGCGTTAAGGAAGTCCCGATTGAGAAGTTGTTATATAACAAACATTTTTTCTTCTTTTCACACACCCACAAATTTCAGGAATATAACCGTCCGTTGCTTCAGGCAGCTGTTAAAAAACAAATTCAACTTACTGACTACGAATGCCTCACCTTTGAGGATGGCCGACGGATATTGGGCTTTGGAAGGTTTGCAGGTTTAATCGGCGCCTATTTGGCCATGAAAGCCTGGGGCGCAAAACATCAGACATTCCAGCTTCCATTACCCCAGGAGTGTTCCGGTTTGGAAAACATGTTTCATCAGCTGAAAGACAATGTCAATTTCGGACAACCTATAAAAATATATATCACTGGACGGGGCCGCGTGGCGAAAGGTATTCGGGAAATTCTTTCTTTGCTCAACATTGCTGAGGTTGATGCAAAGTCCTTTGCTGAAAAAACTTTTGAGGAAACTGTATTTACCAATTTGGATACCAATGCATATTATCAGCACCAAGAAGCACAGCCCTTCACTACTTCAGCCTTGACTAAAAATCCCGAACAGTTCCGCAGCACCTTCACTGAGGTGGCACAACATGCAGACATCATCATTACGGGACATTTTTATGATAGTAAATGGCCAAAATTAATTGAGCAAGCACAACGAACTGCCTACCAAAGGCTGAAAGTACTTGCCGACATCAGTTGTGATATTGCTGACCCGATACCTTTTACACTTAGACCAAGCACACTTGCTGATCCATTTTATGATGTTGACCCAGAAAGTCTGGAGGAAAAGCCTGCTTTTTCAGCAGGAAGCTTAACCGTGATGGCAGTAGATAATTTGCCTGGGGCCCTGCCCAAGGATGCTTCAGAAGATTTTGGCAAAAGTATTGCCACCGACATCATCCCTTTACTGCTCAAATCGGATGAAGCCAGGCTTATTGACAAAGCCTCAATTTGTAAAGACGGCAAGCTTAACGCGCCATTTCAATACCTGCAAGGTTGGCTGAACAAGTAA
- a CDS encoding iron-containing alcohol dehydrogenase — protein MNNFEFRNPTKLVFGKDQIAQLSTLIPAGAKVLMTYGGGSIKKNGIYDEVMAALKDFEVTEFSGIEANPQFSTLMKAVELIREQSLDFILAVGGGSVIDGTKFISAAVHYQGDTWDILSKNLGKQLEEAVPFGTVLTLPATGSEMNSGAVISRAETQEKRAFGGPLFFPQFSVLEPKVIQSLPKRQLANGIADAFTHVMEQYLTYPAGALLQDRFAEGIIQTLVEVAPKVMEDPKDEEAASNYMWSATMALNGLIQQGVPTDWATHMIGHELTALHGIDHARTLAIIGPNLYQELFELKKDKLVQYGERVWGITEGTAEERAQQAIDQTTAFYQSLGIDTKLSDYTQEYASTKATILERFQERGWSKLGDRGSVTPAVVANIIDRSI, from the coding sequence ATGAACAATTTTGAATTTCGCAATCCTACCAAACTGGTTTTTGGTAAAGATCAAATCGCACAACTGTCAACTTTAATTCCAGCGGGCGCCAAAGTCCTGATGACCTACGGTGGTGGTAGTATCAAAAAAAATGGTATTTATGATGAGGTCATGGCTGCCCTTAAAGATTTTGAGGTGACAGAATTTTCAGGCATCGAGGCCAACCCACAGTTCAGTACCTTAATGAAAGCCGTTGAACTTATCCGTGAGCAATCATTGGATTTTATTCTTGCCGTTGGTGGTGGTTCTGTGATTGACGGGACGAAATTCATTTCCGCAGCAGTACATTATCAGGGGGATACCTGGGATATTTTGTCCAAAAATCTGGGCAAACAGTTGGAGGAGGCAGTGCCTTTCGGAACAGTATTGACGCTTCCTGCCACGGGTTCAGAAATGAATTCAGGAGCGGTTATTTCTCGTGCCGAAACGCAGGAGAAACGTGCTTTTGGTGGTCCGTTGTTTTTCCCTCAGTTTTCTGTTCTTGAACCTAAGGTAATTCAATCGCTACCTAAAAGACAATTGGCCAATGGTATTGCGGATGCTTTTACCCACGTGATGGAACAGTACCTGACTTATCCTGCGGGCGCCTTATTGCAAGACCGTTTCGCCGAAGGGATTATTCAGACTTTGGTAGAGGTGGCACCGAAAGTTATGGAAGACCCTAAAGATGAAGAGGCGGCATCAAATTATATGTGGTCGGCAACCATGGCACTGAATGGTTTAATTCAACAAGGTGTACCAACGGATTGGGCAACACATATGATTGGACATGAACTGACAGCTTTACATGGCATAGACCACGCTCGAACTTTGGCGATCATTGGCCCAAACCTGTATCAGGAATTATTTGAGCTCAAGAAAGATAAGCTCGTACAATATGGTGAGCGTGTTTGGGGGATTACAGAAGGAACGGCTGAGGAAAGAGCGCAGCAGGCAATCGATCAAACGACGGCTTTCTATCAGTCATTGGGTATTGACACCAAATTGTCTGATTATACGCAGGAGTATGCTTCGACCAAAGCAACAATCTTGGAACGTTTTCAAGAACGTGGCTGGTCGAAACTGGGCGACCGTGGATCGGTAACCCCAGCGGTAGTTGCCAATATTATTGACCGCAGTATATAG
- a CDS encoding DEAD/DEAH box helicase: MIDQFLAYLKKEQALNIQKVRELSSLSVEGVEERGLMIDNATFVITKFLKSDGYGCLHLPYNETKLKRGENFMLKAKDNSRWEVKAEVLGMGEDKLWFQLGYNPGGQYALNDLDDGTSMRLTLIPFDAVDKVREAFINMEGNTAAEHWLKQLMTPNGIQLPELEITALQRKQVADLEDQLGRSLNSSQRQVLLKCLSLPKIMGIQGPPGTGKTDVLGQLIYLLLQAGKSVNIIGFTHQSVNNALSEVFDKFPALNVVKLGSADKNEGLSAGVKIQSARYAHRGAQSLFGLTYYGALYHHQKVKADVLIVDEAGQLPLTLAATMASWGAESLLFFGDQRQMEPIFDEGMADDPFSCSILTHLEKYHPNTLLAFDTTYRMNSTLARWVGELFYPSGKTNKEVPTFLKASAFNHDREFQLSTTFAEPWASIFSKAPLVWVDSCDQFARQINQDEAAFLVQLIIKALEGGMSIKDIAVVIPFRKQILEVQNQLSKYLKVKHQPLIDTVEKIQGQSVEMVIVGYTAADPEYVADIGQFIFSANRLNVAISRAKTKVIFLCSPNLLKGVPATWDDLMMQKNLRKLREGADVRTCTDQFK, translated from the coding sequence ATGATTGATCAATTTTTAGCATACTTGAAGAAAGAACAGGCATTGAACATTCAGAAAGTTCGTGAATTGAGCAGCCTCTCTGTTGAAGGGGTTGAGGAACGGGGACTGATGATTGATAATGCCACTTTCGTGATTACAAAATTCCTGAAATCTGACGGCTATGGCTGCCTGCACCTTCCCTATAATGAAACAAAGCTGAAAAGGGGCGAGAATTTTATGCTGAAGGCAAAGGACAATAGCCGATGGGAAGTAAAGGCTGAAGTGCTGGGCATGGGCGAGGACAAGCTGTGGTTTCAGCTCGGTTATAATCCTGGTGGGCAGTATGCCCTAAATGATTTGGACGACGGTACAAGCATGCGCCTGACCTTGATTCCTTTTGATGCCGTGGATAAAGTTCGCGAAGCTTTCATCAATATGGAAGGGAACACGGCCGCAGAACATTGGCTGAAACAACTCATGACCCCAAATGGGATTCAGTTACCTGAACTGGAAATTACAGCACTGCAGCGCAAACAAGTGGCCGACCTCGAAGATCAACTCGGTCGATCCTTGAACAGTTCTCAGCGGCAGGTACTTTTAAAATGCCTCAGTTTACCCAAAATCATGGGTATTCAGGGCCCTCCAGGCACTGGGAAGACGGATGTCCTTGGTCAGTTAATTTATTTGTTGTTACAGGCGGGCAAGTCGGTGAATATTATTGGCTTTACCCATCAGTCGGTCAACAATGCCCTTTCGGAAGTCTTCGATAAATTTCCTGCGCTGAATGTGGTGAAACTCGGCTCGGCAGATAAAAATGAAGGTCTTTCGGCAGGTGTGAAAATTCAGTCGGCAAGATATGCACATCGGGGAGCGCAAAGTCTTTTCGGGCTGACATATTATGGCGCTTTGTATCACCATCAAAAGGTGAAGGCTGATGTACTGATTGTCGATGAGGCAGGGCAGCTTCCCCTGACACTGGCCGCAACAATGGCGAGCTGGGGTGCTGAAAGTTTATTGTTTTTTGGCGATCAGCGACAAATGGAACCCATATTCGATGAGGGGATGGCTGATGACCCATTTTCATGCAGTATTCTTACTCACCTTGAAAAATATCACCCCAATACCTTATTGGCTTTCGATACCACCTATCGTATGAATTCCACCCTCGCCCGATGGGTTGGAGAGCTTTTTTATCCGAGTGGAAAAACAAATAAAGAAGTGCCGACCTTCCTGAAAGCTTCGGCCTTTAACCATGATCGGGAGTTTCAGCTGTCTACCACTTTTGCCGAGCCGTGGGCCTCCATTTTCAGTAAAGCGCCCCTGGTGTGGGTAGATAGCTGTGACCAGTTTGCGAGGCAGATTAATCAGGATGAGGCGGCATTTTTGGTGCAGCTGATCATCAAGGCGCTGGAAGGGGGGATGTCAATCAAAGACATTGCGGTGGTTATCCCTTTTCGCAAGCAAATTCTTGAAGTGCAAAATCAGCTGAGTAAATACCTCAAAGTGAAGCATCAGCCATTGATTGATACAGTGGAAAAAATTCAGGGGCAAAGCGTGGAGATGGTGATTGTGGGTTATACCGCAGCCGATCCTGAATATGTTGCTGATATCGGGCAGTTCATCTTTTCTGCCAACCGATTGAATGTAGCGATTTCAAGGGCAAAAACGAAGGTGATTTTCCTTTGCTCGCCCAATCTGCTGAAAGGTGTTCCCGCCACCTGGGACGATCTGATGATGCAGAAAAATTTACGAAAATTACGGGAAGGGGCAGATGTAAGAACCTGCACCGACCAATTTAAATAA
- the meaB gene encoding methylmalonyl Co-A mutase-associated GTPase MeaB encodes MRIRKRKIDVNQLADRILAKDRVALSQAITLVESTLKSDNLIARQLLEKIMPHTGKSLRIGITGVPGVGKSTFIESFGETLINKGKRIAILAIDPSSQRTRGSILGDKTRMETLANNDQAYVRPSAAGSALGGLHARTRETMLLCEAAGFDVVMIETVGVGQSEVAVSQLVDFFLLLMLAGAGDELQGIKRGIMEMCDGMVITKADSGNEDRAKMAKNQYQNALHMFPASEKGWLPKVITASSYNKTGMTETWEMICEFVEEMRTSGWFNHNRQSQNKHWMHEWIIQELKSQFYTHPIVAQQMETLEEEVMTDKRLPIMAAMELLEQYHQEIQLADDPKT; translated from the coding sequence ATGAGAATCAGAAAGCGAAAAATAGACGTTAATCAACTCGCAGACAGGATATTAGCAAAAGATCGAGTAGCCTTGAGCCAGGCCATCACTTTAGTGGAGTCAACTTTGAAAAGTGATAATTTGATTGCCCGTCAGTTATTGGAAAAAATCATGCCGCATACGGGTAAATCCCTGCGGATAGGCATTACGGGGGTACCTGGTGTCGGCAAGAGTACCTTCATTGAATCTTTCGGGGAAACTTTGATCAATAAAGGGAAACGCATTGCTATTCTTGCCATTGATCCCAGTTCGCAGCGAACGCGTGGGTCCATCCTTGGCGATAAAACAAGAATGGAGACGCTCGCCAATAACGACCAGGCCTATGTGCGGCCATCGGCAGCAGGCAGTGCCCTCGGCGGCTTGCACGCGCGTACCCGCGAAACGATGCTTCTATGTGAAGCTGCGGGCTTTGATGTGGTGATGATTGAGACCGTTGGCGTGGGGCAATCGGAAGTGGCCGTGAGTCAGCTTGTGGACTTTTTCTTATTATTAATGCTCGCTGGGGCAGGCGATGAGCTGCAAGGAATTAAGCGGGGAATTATGGAAATGTGTGACGGCATGGTCATTACAAAGGCAGATTCAGGCAATGAGGACCGTGCCAAGATGGCCAAAAACCAATATCAAAATGCGCTGCATATGTTTCCTGCTTCTGAAAAGGGATGGCTGCCCAAAGTGATCACCGCTTCCTCCTACAACAAAACAGGCATGACCGAAACCTGGGAGATGATCTGTGAGTTCGTTGAGGAGATGCGCACCAGTGGGTGGTTTAACCACAACAGGCAATCGCAAAATAAACACTGGATGCACGAATGGATTATTCAGGAGTTGAAATCACAGTTCTATACCCACCCGATTGTGGCTCAGCAAATGGAAACGCTCGAAGAAGAAGTGATGACGGACAAGCGCCTGCCGATTATGGCAGCGATGGAACTTCTTGAGCAATATCATCAGGAAATACAACTTGCAGACGACCCAAAAACGTAA
- a CDS encoding DinB family protein produces the protein MNTAFSDSLAQLFSKNLQQLSEEISQYEGKPLEFWAVRGMISNSAGHLTQHILGNLNHFIGHVLAKTDYVRDRKAEFSTHDISIATFKEQIEAVDALIQDTFSKMTEEEWAQTYPLEVFKKPITTAYFMQHLLAHLSYHMGQINYHRRLIQL, from the coding sequence ATGAATACCGCATTTTCAGATAGTTTAGCACAGCTCTTCAGTAAAAATCTTCAGCAATTGAGTGAAGAAATCAGCCAATATGAAGGTAAACCACTTGAGTTTTGGGCTGTTCGCGGCATGATTTCTAATTCTGCAGGGCACCTGACCCAACATATTTTGGGTAACCTGAACCATTTTATTGGTCACGTTTTGGCAAAAACAGATTATGTAAGAGATCGTAAAGCGGAATTTTCTACCCACGACATCAGCATTGCCACTTTTAAAGAGCAGATTGAAGCTGTTGACGCACTGATTCAGGATACTTTTTCAAAAATGACCGAAGAAGAATGGGCGCAAACCTACCCGCTTGAGGTGTTTAAAAAACCCATAACTACGGCTTATTTCATGCAGCACCTTTTGGCGCATTTAAGCTACCACATGGGGCAAATCAATTATCATCGCAGACTTATCCAATTATAA
- a CDS encoding C1 family peptidase → MPIRMRKDPDQPNRGNGGGNYRGGRGGGWGGIISMLLPLLLRNPKLLIVAAIIFGAIYFFGGRETAINVASAVFSKGATLDPKQFDRAKIYEPIINDPQNPLPVRVSLEQFSPTRLNQGQQGSCVAWASAYGARTILESSATGQAPDDVRFSPSFLYNQIKLEGCQGSYIIRAMEKMTQQGAVPFSEFGYNEEDCSNMPSAGLVEAASAYKMKGFNRLTVGDNVQKIDLNAIRQNLAQGAPVVIGMMVGGSFMQSMKGQKFWQPTQADYQMRGFGGHAMTVIGYDDQMNGGAFQIMNSWGEDWGQDGLAWVGYQDFMHFTREAYAVFPMGRSIDNPEKFSFQIGLFDQQNNKYLPMKQIGNGIFESRDRLSPGSLFKVEVTNNLNCYTYIFGEETDGSSYVLFPYTEKHSAYCGIVGTRLFPRDYSMELDSLGHRDKMAVVVSKQALDYKKLNEAINNNTADSYAEKFKKVLQTELIQQVKYVDGLHVEAEATKASKNTMLLIMEIQKQ, encoded by the coding sequence ATGCCTATAAGAATGCGGAAAGACCCAGACCAGCCTAATCGGGGAAATGGCGGGGGAAATTATCGTGGTGGAAGAGGCGGCGGTTGGGGGGGAATTATTTCCATGCTGCTGCCCTTACTGCTTCGGAACCCAAAACTATTGATTGTCGCAGCGATCATCTTTGGAGCCATATATTTTTTCGGTGGCCGTGAAACTGCCATTAATGTGGCCTCAGCGGTGTTTAGCAAAGGAGCAACCCTTGATCCTAAACAATTTGACCGCGCGAAAATTTACGAGCCCATCATCAATGATCCACAAAACCCCTTGCCGGTAAGGGTATCGCTTGAGCAATTCAGCCCTACGAGGCTGAATCAGGGGCAACAGGGCAGTTGTGTTGCCTGGGCAAGCGCCTACGGAGCACGCACGATTCTGGAAAGTTCAGCCACTGGCCAAGCGCCCGATGATGTTCGTTTCAGCCCGTCTTTCCTGTACAACCAAATTAAGCTTGAGGGCTGCCAGGGCTCTTATATTATCCGTGCCATGGAAAAAATGACGCAGCAAGGCGCCGTTCCCTTCAGTGAATTTGGCTATAATGAGGAAGATTGCAGCAATATGCCCTCGGCAGGTTTAGTAGAAGCGGCGAGTGCCTATAAAATGAAAGGCTTCAACCGCTTGACAGTCGGAGATAATGTGCAGAAAATTGACCTCAATGCCATCCGTCAGAATTTGGCGCAAGGGGCGCCAGTGGTGATTGGCATGATGGTCGGCGGAAGTTTTATGCAATCCATGAAAGGGCAAAAGTTTTGGCAACCCACACAAGCTGACTATCAGATGCGCGGCTTCGGGGGGCATGCCATGACGGTGATTGGCTATGATGACCAAATGAATGGTGGTGCCTTTCAGATTATGAATAGCTGGGGCGAAGATTGGGGACAGGATGGTCTGGCGTGGGTTGGGTATCAGGATTTCATGCATTTTACCCGAGAAGCCTATGCTGTATTCCCCATGGGAAGATCTATTGACAATCCTGAAAAATTCAGTTTTCAAATCGGTTTATTTGATCAGCAAAACAACAAATACCTGCCCATGAAACAGATTGGCAACGGCATTTTCGAATCCCGCGATCGCCTGTCGCCTGGCAGCCTGTTCAAGGTGGAAGTCACCAACAACCTGAATTGCTATACCTACATTTTCGGCGAAGAAACCGACGGCAGCTCCTATGTCCTTTTTCCTTACACTGAAAAGCATTCGGCCTATTGTGGCATTGTGGGCACCCGCTTGTTTCCCCGTGATTATTCCATGGAACTCGATAGCCTCGGGCACCGCGACAAAATGGCTGTTGTGGTCAGCAAGCAAGCTTTGGATTATAAAAAACTCAATGAAGCAATCAATAATAATACGGCGGATTCTTATGCTGAAAAATTTAAAAAGGTATTGCAAACTGAACTGATACAGCAAGTTAAATATGTCGATGGCCTACATGTGGAAGCAGAAGCCACCAAGGCTTCAAAAAATACCATGCTGCTCATTATGGAAATTCAGAAACAGTAA
- a CDS encoding LacI family DNA-binding transcriptional regulator, translated as MRKPITISDIAIKLNISKSTVSRALKDHPDVNPATKKKVKALAEALDYEPNLLAASLAKKQSSLIGVILPEFNRAFFSNALEGIQEVARRNGYSVIICQSNEDFELEVLNTRMLASNKVAGILMSLTLQTADFRHLERLQEKEIPFVLFDRVAEQIDCPKVTVDDFQGAYQITQHLISKGYQNIAHLSGPLNLSICKNRYNGFMAALSDAGRDIAKAQVYECEHLKEDAYASAKKLLQLGVPRPDAIFCVSDYVAFEAMRCIQDLGLRIPEDVALVGFTNDPATEYVTPRLTTMEQPARKIGETACEMLVKSLKEESDEHPHVILPTTFIERSSS; from the coding sequence ATGAGAAAGCCAATCACCATTTCAGATATTGCCATTAAGCTAAATATTTCCAAATCTACTGTTTCACGAGCCTTAAAGGATCATCCAGATGTAAATCCCGCGACCAAAAAAAAGGTCAAAGCATTGGCTGAGGCACTTGATTATGAGCCCAATTTATTGGCTGCAAGTTTGGCAAAAAAGCAGTCAAGCCTGATAGGCGTAATTTTACCAGAATTTAACCGTGCATTTTTTTCGAATGCCCTTGAAGGGATTCAGGAAGTTGCCCGCAGAAATGGTTATAGCGTGATTATTTGTCAGTCCAATGAAGATTTTGAATTGGAGGTATTGAATACACGAATGCTTGCTTCCAATAAGGTTGCAGGAATATTGATGTCATTGACTTTACAAACTGCTGACTTCCGACATCTCGAACGGCTACAGGAGAAGGAAATTCCTTTTGTGCTCTTTGACCGAGTGGCAGAACAGATCGATTGCCCCAAAGTTACAGTGGATGATTTTCAGGGTGCCTATCAAATTACACAACACTTAATTTCAAAGGGTTACCAAAATATAGCGCACCTTTCTGGGCCGTTGAATTTATCCATCTGTAAAAATAGGTACAACGGATTTATGGCTGCGCTTTCCGATGCAGGTCGGGATATTGCCAAAGCACAGGTTTACGAATGTGAGCATTTGAAGGAAGACGCCTACGCTTCGGCAAAAAAATTACTGCAATTGGGCGTGCCTCGCCCAGATGCCATATTTTGCGTTTCCGATTATGTGGCCTTTGAAGCCATGCGCTGTATTCAGGATTTGGGCTTGAGGATTCCAGAGGATGTTGCTCTGGTGGGTTTTACCAATGATCCCGCCACGGAATATGTGACACCCCGCCTGACGACCATGGAACAGCCTGCCCGAAAAATTGGAGAAACCGCTTGTGAAATGTTGGTCAAATCACTGAAGGAGGAAAGCGACGAGCATCCGCATGTAATTCTTCCGACGACCTTCATTGAACGGTCATCGAGTTAA